The following nucleotide sequence is from Anaerococcus sp. Marseille-Q7828.
GCTTTTTTGATTAATACTGGTGCTGGTGGTGTTTTTGTTATGAACTTAAAGCTTCTATCCGTAAATACTGTTAGTTCTACCGGTATTATCATTCCAGCTTGGTCGGCTGTTTGTGAATTAAATGCTTGCACGAAGTCCATGATGTTGATTCCGTGAGGACCTAATGCTGTACCTACTGGTGGTGCTGGAGATGCTGCTCCTGCTGGTACTTGTAATTTTACTACTGCTTGTACTTCTTTATCTGCCATATTTTACCTCCTTGTGGTCGTATCGGGGGATTACCCTCCCACTGTTGACAGTTAGTAACTAGATT
It contains:
- the rplK gene encoding 50S ribosomal protein L11; translation: MADKEVQAVVKLQVPAGAASPAPPVGTALGPHGINIMDFVQAFNSQTADQAGMIIPVELTVFTDRSFKFITKTPPAPVLIKKAINLNKGSGEPNKNKVGKITRAQLEEIANTKMQDLNAASLDAAVSMIAGTARSMGVTVED